A portion of the Leptospira inadai serovar Lyme str. 10 genome contains these proteins:
- a CDS encoding cell division protein ZapA — protein sequence MSEKITTRILGDEYTIVGDADPEYIKQLAEVVDRKIRELSLGMPSSSKLKLAVLAALNFADELEQLKNARPSSSGPSSPEAEEKTRKLITLLEEGLIGDL from the coding sequence ATGAGCGAAAAGATTACGACACGCATCTTAGGGGACGAGTATACGATCGTCGGGGATGCGGATCCGGAATATATCAAACAATTGGCGGAAGTCGTCGATCGTAAGATCCGGGAACTCAGTTTGGGGATGCCTTCTTCCTCAAAGCTGAAGTTAGCGGTCCTAGCCGCCTTGAATTTTGCGGACGAACTGGAGCAATTAAAAAATGCCCGACCCTCTTCTTCCGGGCCATCTTCCCCCGAGGCCGAAGAAAAAACGCGAAAACTGATTACCCTTTTGGAAGAAGGTCTCATAGGGGACCTTTAA
- the infC gene encoding translation initiation factor IF-3, giving the protein MQRKPQPKPTDKLFSHRINEKITGVAQVRLVTDDGVMIVGFEEALRKAKEENLDLVEVSGDQEIHVCKLIDYGKYKFELLKKSKEAKKKQHVINVKEVKIRPRIDQHDYEIKKRHAVEFLQKGDKVKVSLRFRGREMMHSELGMNVVNRMVEDLKGHGTPEREPVLDGRQIVVVITPAVAK; this is encoded by the coding sequence ATGCAGAGGAAGCCCCAACCTAAACCCACGGATAAACTGTTTAGCCATAGAATTAATGAAAAAATTACTGGGGTTGCCCAAGTAAGATTGGTCACAGATGACGGTGTGATGATCGTCGGCTTTGAAGAAGCCCTCCGGAAGGCGAAGGAAGAAAACCTGGACTTGGTAGAAGTATCCGGGGACCAGGAAATTCACGTTTGCAAGCTGATCGATTACGGTAAATACAAGTTCGAGCTACTTAAAAAAAGCAAAGAAGCGAAGAAGAAGCAACACGTAATCAATGTAAAAGAAGTAAAGATTCGCCCTCGGATCGATCAGCATGATTATGAGATTAAAAAGCGCCACGCAGTCGAATTCCTTCAAAAAGGGGACAAGGTGAAAGTGAGCCTCCGCTTCCGGGGCCGAGAAATGATGCACTCGGAATTAGGGATGAACGTAGTCAATCGAATGGTTGAAGACTTAAAAGGTCATGGTACGCCTGAACGGGAACCGGTGTTAGACGGACGCCAAATCGTCGTCGTGATCACCCCCGCCGTCGCGAAATAG
- a CDS encoding chemotaxis protein CheW — translation MAGVLGEYTELFLEESEDQIEELNANLLKLEKDQSDPATINDIFRAAHSLKSSAAFVGLYNLSDLAHKMENLLQSIRDGKLAVKLSLVNLLFQCFDLIKNVIVNVSQGKKVDTPYTDMIRRLEAYENDPGAAQEARGKSESPASTASEEKNQQSHSSNSSHLELDGDDQKELEEILRANGGSFWILKVGLKSDAPMKSLRYSLILQNLKSIGTIYRTNPNLEELEKGTEAIVLTILILSQKAQEDLTKAANVDMVETLTIEEFHPNSQLGYTADSNAITSFQLDEEEKAGEAKITLKSIKVSSDKLDQLMNNVGELVITNSGFQKIYDDLLRTFGEDQLFNELKGRIDLINRISKELQSGIMNIRMVPISTVFRRFSRLVRDLSLETGKKVDLILNGESTELDKKVIDALGEPLLHLIRNSVDHGIESPEERKRIGKPEIGIVELNAYQGGSNIMVEIRDDGKGLDVERIRRKAVEKGLVSEADAAGLSENDVYQFIFAPGFSTADKITDISGRGVGMNVVNNLIQEFKGKILIQSQKGHGTSFVLSFPQALAIIPSILIMMEEEVYAFPLSEVNETIKVSNEQITTLEGNEIINLRGEVLPIYRLNRILGLQDKTDREESPVVIVQFKGRKLGFMVDELVGKHETVIKSLEKNFKNIKGLTGASIMGDGTIIMVLDIPGLVEIASYLDETGRYINYHLETMKRISTIRTIETEEEMYVQKTSNPTNVYNHKLHEITTRERAKRKKTESKKADDSGKIVAGKEDLHREGAGKTEGAFSVELKVSEDRLLPDGSKTAEPSAPSVSNTAVMDKTAPSASKFGMEDKYRSHISELISDSVTTDEEKKRAEHIIEGFIEQKKQRMMSVSHSKDFTGNLTREQIKKIEAVVNTGMMNAGMVLSQILDRNVDLFIPEILMNDKEGLASEIRFSDDKFYGMKVRMNGDLNGNLLMMFSRENAKNLAKELLDTVSPGDNLDDDTKSVLSEISNIVCASVLNSISNKAKVSVMPAVPELVEGTFLEVLDAVKPERTKFLSMLTEFNHEGNNLLGVLLFLPDFDELMALIPKF, via the coding sequence GTGGCCGGAGTATTAGGAGAATACACCGAACTTTTTCTGGAAGAATCGGAAGACCAGATCGAAGAACTAAATGCCAATTTATTAAAATTGGAAAAAGACCAGTCCGATCCGGCGACGATCAACGACATCTTTCGAGCCGCGCATTCCCTTAAAAGTTCGGCAGCCTTCGTAGGGTTATATAATCTCTCGGACTTGGCTCATAAAATGGAGAACCTTCTCCAAAGTATTCGAGACGGAAAACTCGCCGTAAAACTTTCTCTCGTAAATCTATTATTTCAATGTTTTGATCTTATCAAGAACGTAATCGTCAACGTCTCTCAAGGGAAGAAAGTCGACACGCCTTATACGGATATGATCCGTAGATTGGAAGCGTATGAAAACGATCCCGGAGCGGCCCAAGAAGCCCGAGGGAAGTCGGAATCTCCCGCGAGTACGGCTTCGGAGGAAAAGAATCAACAATCGCATTCCTCGAATTCGTCGCATCTGGAACTGGACGGAGACGATCAGAAAGAATTGGAAGAGATACTTCGGGCAAACGGGGGAAGTTTTTGGATTCTCAAGGTCGGCTTAAAGTCGGACGCTCCGATGAAAAGTCTGCGCTATTCTCTTATTCTTCAGAATTTAAAATCCATCGGAACCATCTACAGAACCAATCCTAACTTGGAGGAATTGGAAAAAGGAACGGAGGCCATAGTCCTGACGATTCTCATCCTGAGTCAGAAAGCTCAGGAAGACTTGACCAAGGCCGCCAATGTGGATATGGTCGAGACCCTTACCATAGAGGAATTTCATCCTAATTCTCAGCTCGGTTATACCGCCGATTCGAATGCGATCACTTCTTTTCAACTGGACGAGGAGGAAAAAGCCGGTGAGGCGAAAATCACATTAAAGAGTATTAAAGTTTCCTCCGATAAACTGGATCAACTCATGAATAACGTCGGGGAATTGGTGATCACCAATTCCGGCTTTCAGAAGATTTATGACGATTTATTACGGACCTTCGGAGAGGATCAACTCTTCAACGAACTAAAAGGGCGAATCGATTTAATCAATCGAATTTCCAAGGAACTGCAATCCGGAATCATGAATATCCGGATGGTTCCTATTTCGACGGTTTTCCGTCGCTTCTCGCGTCTTGTGCGCGACCTCTCACTCGAGACGGGAAAAAAAGTGGACCTGATTCTTAATGGAGAATCCACCGAACTGGACAAGAAAGTGATCGATGCGTTAGGAGAGCCGCTACTGCATCTGATTCGCAATTCGGTCGACCATGGAATCGAATCTCCGGAAGAAAGAAAACGTATCGGAAAACCGGAAATAGGAATCGTAGAGTTGAACGCCTACCAGGGCGGCAGCAATATCATGGTGGAAATTCGAGACGACGGAAAGGGGCTCGACGTGGAACGAATTCGTCGTAAGGCCGTCGAAAAGGGATTGGTTTCGGAGGCGGACGCTGCGGGTCTTTCGGAAAACGACGTTTATCAATTTATCTTTGCCCCGGGATTTTCCACGGCGGATAAGATTACGGACATCTCCGGTCGCGGAGTCGGAATGAATGTCGTAAATAATTTAATTCAGGAATTTAAGGGAAAAATCCTGATCCAATCACAGAAAGGTCACGGAACTTCTTTCGTATTATCCTTTCCGCAGGCTTTGGCGATTATCCCTTCCATTTTAATCATGATGGAAGAGGAAGTTTATGCGTTCCCGTTATCCGAAGTGAACGAAACGATCAAGGTCAGTAACGAACAGATCACCACTTTGGAAGGGAACGAAATCATCAATCTTCGGGGAGAAGTTTTGCCGATCTATCGATTGAATCGGATACTCGGATTACAGGATAAAACGGATAGGGAAGAATCCCCCGTCGTAATAGTTCAATTCAAGGGAAGAAAACTGGGCTTCATGGTGGATGAGTTAGTCGGAAAACATGAAACGGTTATCAAGTCCTTGGAGAAGAACTTCAAAAATATCAAAGGACTCACCGGTGCTTCCATCATGGGAGACGGTACCATTATTATGGTTCTCGATATTCCAGGATTAGTCGAGATAGCTTCTTATCTGGACGAAACCGGCAGGTACATCAACTATCATTTGGAGACGATGAAGAGAATCAGTACGATCCGAACGATTGAAACCGAAGAGGAGATGTACGTTCAAAAAACTTCCAATCCTACGAACGTATACAATCATAAACTGCACGAGATTACGACTCGCGAAAGAGCGAAACGGAAGAAGACCGAAAGCAAAAAGGCAGATGATTCCGGAAAGATCGTCGCCGGGAAAGAGGATCTGCATCGGGAAGGTGCGGGAAAAACCGAAGGCGCGTTCTCCGTCGAACTCAAAGTCAGCGAGGATCGTCTTTTACCCGATGGAAGTAAGACGGCGGAACCTTCCGCCCCGTCCGTTTCGAATACTGCTGTCATGGATAAGACCGCCCCCTCCGCTTCTAAATTCGGAATGGAGGACAAATACAGATCCCATATTTCGGAACTCATCTCGGATTCGGTTACCACCGACGAGGAAAAGAAGAGAGCCGAACATATCATCGAGGGCTTTATAGAACAAAAAAAACAAAGGATGATGTCCGTTTCACATTCCAAGGATTTTACGGGAAATTTAACGAGAGAGCAGATTAAAAAAATCGAAGCAGTCGTAAATACCGGGATGATGAATGCCGGGATGGTCTTATCCCAAATTCTAGATCGAAATGTGGATCTCTTTATTCCAGAAATTCTAATGAACGATAAGGAAGGTTTGGCTTCCGAAATTAGATTTTCCGACGATAAATTCTACGGGATGAAGGTTCGGATGAACGGGGATCTGAACGGAAATCTTTTGATGATGTTTTCCAGAGAGAACGCTAAGAATCTCGCCAAAGAACTTTTGGATACGGTCTCTCCGGGCGATAATCTGGACGACGACACTAAGAGCGTTTTATCCGAAATTTCGAATATCGTCTGTGCCTCCGTTCTAAATTCCATTTCCAATAAGGCTAAAGTAAGCGTTATGCCTGCCGTTCCGGAGTTGGTGGAAGGAACGTTTTTAGAGGTCTTGGATGCGGTTAAACCCGAACGAACGAAATTTTTGAGTATGCTAACCGAATTCAATCATGAAGGAAATAACTTGCTCGGCGTTCTTTTGTTCCTTCCGGATTTCGATGAGCTAATGGCA
- a CDS encoding 5-formyltetrahydrofolate cyclo-ligase, with amino-acid sequence MLSKREARRISKDSVLRLSDRAKKENRIRECLREMILHSLEKRTSLRIISYVADEYEIDPVSFAESRLLSEQGASFFFPKVQNRDLVFIKPERFETGAFNIQEPVGKEIISPQEADLILVPALAWSFEGARLGRGKGFYDHALSGVPQASLIGLTFESLFPCEFLAEEHDIRAGIILTDKKNHCFPKKNDENSVR; translated from the coding sequence TTGCTATCGAAACGAGAAGCGAGAAGGATCAGTAAGGACTCCGTTCTACGTCTTTCCGATCGCGCTAAAAAAGAGAATCGAATCCGAGAGTGTTTGCGCGAAATGATTCTTCATTCTTTGGAGAAAAGGACTTCCCTTAGGATCATTTCCTATGTCGCCGACGAATACGAAATCGATCCGGTTTCCTTCGCAGAATCACGATTGCTAAGCGAACAGGGCGCCTCTTTCTTTTTTCCCAAGGTCCAAAACCGGGATTTGGTATTTATAAAACCGGAGAGATTCGAAACCGGTGCGTTTAACATTCAGGAGCCCGTTGGGAAAGAAATAATTTCTCCGCAGGAGGCCGATTTGATCCTAGTGCCCGCCCTGGCCTGGTCGTTTGAGGGAGCGCGATTGGGGAGGGGGAAAGGGTTTTATGATCACGCGCTTTCCGGGGTTCCACAAGCGAGTCTGATCGGCCTAACATTCGAATCTCTGTTTCCCTGCGAATTTTTGGCGGAAGAGCACGACATTCGAGCTGGGATCATTCTTACTGATAAAAAAAACCATTGCTTTCCAAAGAAAAACGATGAAAATTCAGTCCGATAA
- the rpmI gene encoding 50S ribosomal protein L35 gives MPKLKTNRAAAKRFKFSKNNKIKRKSMNTRHILTKKGPKRRRRLRGMTLVVDADWKSIVRLMPYGVR, from the coding sequence ATGCCCAAGCTGAAGACAAACAGGGCCGCAGCAAAACGGTTCAAGTTTTCCAAAAATAATAAGATTAAACGGAAGAGCATGAATACCCGTCACATTCTTACCAAAAAAGGACCTAAAAGACGCCGTCGTCTCCGGGGAATGACTTTGGTCGTGGATGCCGATTGGAAATCAATCGTTAGATTAATGCCTTACGGAGTGCGCTAA
- the rplT gene encoding 50S ribosomal protein L20, translated as MPRATNGTIHKNRRKKILKQAKGFRGARSKLYRTAKSAVMKAGQWAYRDRRAKKRDFRKLWIIRINAAAREAGLSYSQFMYGLKKANIDLDRKALAELAFSDKETFNALVEKIKVAV; from the coding sequence ATGCCAAGAGCTACAAACGGAACCATTCATAAGAACCGTCGCAAAAAAATCCTGAAGCAAGCTAAGGGATTTAGAGGCGCTCGTTCTAAGCTTTATAGAACCGCTAAATCTGCCGTAATGAAAGCCGGTCAGTGGGCATACCGCGATCGCCGTGCAAAAAAACGTGATTTCCGCAAATTATGGATTATTCGTATCAATGCTGCAGCGCGGGAAGCAGGACTTTCCTATTCACAATTCATGTATGGCTTGAAAAAAGCTAACATCGATTTAGATAGAAAAGCGTTGGCTGAACTTGCTTTTAGCGATAAAGAGACGTTCAACGCTCTGGTCGAAAAAATCAAAGTCGCCGTTTAA
- a CDS encoding chemotaxis protein CheW produces MRAIEKLNPAEDVQAGKELEGLKEFLTFEVDKELFGIDILHIHEILKPVPITRIPNVEGFILGVINLRGEIIPIMDLKELFGLGFCDILPSTRIIVVVNGEKRGGLLVDSVKQVVKIHRDKISEAGAELSVSYSELIESVSQYEETLVLNLNLSKLIDFTAEEN; encoded by the coding sequence GTGAGAGCCATCGAAAAATTGAATCCCGCTGAAGACGTTCAAGCCGGTAAAGAACTAGAAGGGTTGAAGGAATTCCTGACCTTCGAAGTGGATAAGGAACTTTTCGGAATCGATATCCTGCACATTCATGAAATCTTAAAACCGGTTCCTATTACCCGCATTCCGAATGTGGAAGGTTTCATTCTTGGAGTGATTAATTTGCGCGGTGAAATCATTCCGATTATGGATTTAAAGGAGCTGTTCGGTCTTGGATTTTGCGATATCCTGCCTTCCACGAGAATCATCGTAGTCGTTAACGGCGAAAAGCGAGGCGGCTTGTTGGTCGATTCCGTAAAGCAAGTAGTCAAGATTCATCGGGATAAAATCAGCGAGGCCGGCGCGGAATTGAGCGTAAGCTACAGTGAATTGATCGAATCCGTAAGCCAATATGAAGAAACTCTGGTTCTTAATTTGAATCTCTCCAAGCTAATCGACTTTACTGCGGAGGAAAACTAA